Proteins encoded by one window of Streptomyces uncialis:
- the rocD gene encoding ornithine--oxo-acid transaminase: MNGDPVSRTENLTAEVIASADAHSAHNYHPLPVVVATAEGAWMTDIEGRRYLDMLAGYSALNFGHGNRRLIDAAKAQLERVTLTSRAFHHDRFAEFCARLAELCGMEMVLPMNTGAEAVETAVKTARKWGYRVKGVPDNRAKIVVAGGNFHGRTTTIVSFSTDPEARADFGPYTPGFEIVPYGDATAMRNALTENTVAVLIEPIQGEAGVLVPPSGYLATVRELTRERNILFIADEIQSGLGRTGRTFACEHEGVVPDMYVLGKALGGGVVPVSAVVSSEAVLGVFGPGEHGSTFGGNPLACAVALEVIDMLRTGEYQQRATELGEHLHRELALLAGSPGSGVREVRGRGLWAGVDIDPTRGTGREISERLVDKGVLVKDTHGSTIRIAPPLVISKEDLDWGLERLREVVG; the protein is encoded by the coding sequence ATGAACGGAGACCCCGTGTCCAGGACCGAAAATCTGACCGCAGAGGTCATCGCGTCGGCAGATGCGCACAGTGCTCACAATTACCACCCGTTGCCCGTCGTGGTCGCCACGGCGGAGGGCGCCTGGATGACGGACATCGAGGGCCGGCGCTACCTCGACATGCTCGCCGGGTACTCGGCGCTGAACTTCGGCCACGGGAATCGGCGGCTCATCGACGCAGCGAAGGCGCAATTGGAGCGGGTGACGCTGACGTCCAGGGCGTTCCACCATGACAGGTTCGCGGAGTTCTGCGCGCGGTTGGCGGAGCTGTGCGGGATGGAGATGGTGCTGCCGATGAACACGGGCGCGGAGGCCGTGGAGACGGCGGTGAAGACAGCGCGGAAGTGGGGCTACCGGGTCAAGGGGGTGCCCGACAACAGGGCGAAGATCGTCGTGGCGGGGGGCAACTTCCACGGCCGGACGACGACGATCGTGAGCTTCTCGACGGACCCGGAGGCCCGTGCGGACTTCGGGCCGTACACGCCGGGCTTCGAGATCGTTCCTTACGGGGACGCGACGGCGATGCGGAACGCGCTGACGGAGAACACGGTCGCCGTGCTCATCGAGCCGATCCAGGGAGAGGCCGGGGTCCTGGTCCCGCCGTCGGGGTATCTGGCCACCGTGCGGGAGCTGACGCGGGAACGGAACATCCTGTTCATCGCGGATGAGATCCAGTCGGGCCTGGGGCGGACGGGCCGGACGTTCGCGTGCGAGCACGAGGGCGTGGTGCCGGACATGTATGTCCTGGGGAAGGCGCTGGGCGGCGGTGTGGTGCCCGTGTCGGCAGTGGTGTCGAGCGAGGCGGTGCTCGGGGTTTTCGGGCCGGGTGAGCACGGGTCGACGTTCGGGGGAAATCCACTGGCCTGCGCGGTGGCGCTGGAAGTCATCGACATGCTGCGGACGGGTGAGTACCAGCAGCGGGCGACGGAACTGGGGGAACACCTGCATCGGGAGCTGGCGCTGCTGGCGGGTTCGCCGGGCAGCGGTGTACGCGAGGTCCGGGGGCGGGGCTTGTGGGCGGGGGTGGACATCGACCCGACGCGCGGTACGGGGCGGGAGATCAGCGAGCGGCTGGTGGACAAGGGCGTGCTGGTCAAGGACACCCATGGGTCGACCATCCGGATCGCTCCGCCCTTGGTGATCAGCAAGGAGGATCTCGACTGGGGGCTGGAGCGGCTGCGGGAAGTGGTGGGGTAA
- the trpS gene encoding tryptophan--tRNA ligase, whose translation MASDRPRVLSGIQPTAGSFHLGNYLGAVRQWVALQESHDAFYMVVDLHAITIPQEPKDLRANTRLAVAQLLAAGLDPERCTLFVQSHVPEHAQLAWIMNCLTGFGEASRMTQFKDKSAKQGADRASVGLFTYPILQVADILLYQANQVPVGEDQRQHIELTRDLAERFNNRFGETFTVPTPYILKETAKIYDLQDPAIKMSKSASTPKGLVNLLDDPKATAKKLKSAVTDTDTVIRYDAVAKPGISNLLTIHSTLTGESIAELEQRYEGKGYGALKTDLAEIMVGFVTPFRERTQGYLDDPETLDSILAKGAEKARAVAAETLSHAYEKVGFLPAKH comes from the coding sequence ATGGCTTCAGACCGTCCTCGCGTGCTCTCTGGAATCCAGCCCACCGCGGGCTCGTTCCACCTCGGCAACTACCTCGGCGCCGTCCGCCAGTGGGTGGCCCTCCAGGAGTCCCACGACGCGTTCTACATGGTGGTCGACCTGCACGCGATCACGATTCCGCAGGAGCCGAAGGATCTGCGCGCCAACACCCGGCTGGCCGTGGCGCAGCTGCTCGCCGCCGGGCTCGACCCCGAGCGCTGCACGCTCTTCGTCCAGAGCCATGTGCCCGAGCACGCGCAGCTGGCCTGGATCATGAACTGCCTCACCGGCTTCGGCGAGGCGTCGCGCATGACCCAGTTCAAGGACAAGTCCGCCAAGCAGGGTGCCGACCGCGCAAGTGTCGGACTCTTCACCTACCCGATCCTCCAGGTCGCGGACATCCTGCTCTACCAGGCCAACCAGGTTCCCGTCGGCGAGGACCAGCGGCAGCACATCGAGCTGACACGTGATCTCGCCGAGCGCTTCAACAACCGCTTCGGTGAGACCTTCACCGTCCCGACGCCCTACATCCTCAAAGAGACCGCGAAGATCTACGATCTCCAGGACCCGGCGATCAAGATGAGCAAGTCGGCGTCGACGCCGAAGGGGCTCGTGAATCTCCTCGACGATCCCAAGGCGACGGCCAAGAAGCTCAAGAGCGCGGTCACGGACACGGACACGGTCATCCGCTACGACGCCGTGGCCAAGCCCGGCATCAGCAACCTGCTGACGATCCACTCGACCCTGACCGGTGAGAGCATCGCGGAGCTGGAGCAGCGGTACGAGGGCAAGGGCTACGGCGCGCTGAAGACGGACCTCGCCGAGATCATGGTCGGGTTCGTGACCCCCTTCCGAGAGCGCACCCAGGGGTACCTGGACGACCCGGAGACGCTGGACTCGATCCTGGCCAAGGGGGCGGAGAAGGCCCGCGCCGTCGCGGCGGAGACCCTGTCGCACGCGTACGAAAAGGTGGGGTTCCTTCCCGCCAAACACTGA
- a CDS encoding RNA polymerase sigma factor produces MPSILSGVYDSWGTYPRDLRHPIFPGRSSAKWEPIGHLRCTKNVKTTREGDRIAVDESAVIARVRSGEPEAYAELVRAHTPIAMRAALALGAGADAEDMVQQAFLKAFYSLGQFRDGSAFRPWLLSIVANETRNTVRSAARRRLVADGESALLEAQPPIPESSDPAIAALAIERKKALVKAMEKLSDDHRMVVTYRYLLEMDEGETAQALGWPKGTVKSRLNRALRKLGNLLPPGLAERCVREGGDGRG; encoded by the coding sequence ATGCCCAGCATTCTCTCAGGTGTGTACGACAGCTGGGGAACCTATCCACGAGACCTTCGCCATCCGATCTTCCCCGGCCGATCTTCGGCGAAGTGGGAACCGATCGGTCACCTTCGGTGTACCAAGAATGTGAAGACGACGCGGGAGGGGGACCGCATCGCCGTCGACGAGAGCGCGGTGATCGCGCGTGTGCGATCCGGGGAGCCGGAGGCATACGCCGAGCTCGTGCGCGCCCACACGCCGATCGCGATGCGCGCGGCCCTGGCGCTCGGTGCGGGAGCGGACGCGGAGGACATGGTGCAGCAAGCGTTCCTCAAAGCGTTCTACTCCTTGGGGCAGTTCCGGGACGGTTCGGCTTTCCGTCCTTGGCTGCTGAGCATCGTCGCCAATGAGACAAGGAACACAGTGCGCTCGGCCGCTCGTCGGCGCTTGGTCGCCGACGGCGAGTCGGCCTTGTTGGAGGCCCAGCCGCCGATACCGGAATCGTCGGACCCAGCGATAGCGGCATTGGCGATAGAGCGGAAGAAAGCCCTGGTCAAAGCCATGGAGAAGCTCAGCGACGACCATCGCATGGTGGTCACCTACCGCTATCTCCTGGAGATGGACGAGGGCGAGACGGCCCAGGCCCTCGGCTGGCCGAAGGGCACGGTCAAGTCCCGGCTCAACCGTGCTCTGCGCAAGCTCGGCAATCTGCTGCCACCGGGGCTGGCCGAGCGCTGCGTACGGGAAGGAGGAGACGGGCGTGGGTGA
- a CDS encoding glutathionylspermidine synthase family protein produces MERRSIAPRPDWQRIVEEQGLIYPLTRYPDNSLRPYWDESAYYSFSLAEVEALEEVVEELHRMCLAAAAHIVDTDRFADLGIIDPRLASLVAEGWQRRAELPSLYGRFDLHYDGTAPAKMLEYNADTPTSLVEAASAQWFWMEDRFPGADQWNSLHERLVAAWKAQAPLLPPGPPLYFAHSAADEAGEDLMTVAYLRETAHQAGLATEAISMEDIGWDSLSGRFVDKQLRFIRSCFKLYPWEWLTTDRFSSHALDTLDNGGGTGTTLWIEPAWKMLLSNKALLAILWELYPDHPNLLPTYLDGPRELAATSGYVAKPLLGREGAGVTIHEPGQPPVLRDEPCCFQALAPLPVFEGNRVVLGAWVVGAESAGLGIRESAGLITDEYARFIPHIIP; encoded by the coding sequence ATGGAACGCCGCAGCATCGCCCCGCGCCCCGACTGGCAACGGATCGTCGAGGAACAGGGCCTGATCTATCCGCTCACCCGCTATCCGGACAACTCCCTGCGCCCCTACTGGGACGAGTCCGCCTACTATTCCTTCTCCCTCGCCGAGGTCGAAGCCCTGGAGGAAGTGGTCGAGGAACTGCACCGTATGTGTCTCGCGGCCGCCGCCCATATCGTCGACACCGACCGCTTCGCCGACCTCGGTATCATCGACCCCCGACTCGCTTCCCTGGTGGCTGAGGGATGGCAACGCCGCGCTGAACTTCCCTCCCTCTACGGTCGCTTCGACCTTCACTACGACGGCACGGCTCCCGCGAAGATGCTGGAGTACAACGCCGACACCCCGACCTCCCTCGTCGAGGCGGCCAGTGCCCAGTGGTTCTGGATGGAGGACCGTTTCCCCGGCGCGGACCAGTGGAACTCCCTGCATGAACGACTCGTCGCCGCCTGGAAGGCTCAGGCCCCCCTCCTGCCACCGGGCCCACCCCTGTACTTCGCCCACTCCGCCGCCGATGAAGCCGGCGAGGACCTCATGACCGTCGCCTACCTCCGGGAGACCGCCCACCAGGCCGGACTCGCGACCGAGGCGATCTCCATGGAGGACATCGGCTGGGACAGCCTCTCCGGCCGCTTCGTGGACAAGCAACTACGGTTCATCCGGAGCTGTTTCAAGCTCTACCCCTGGGAGTGGCTCACCACCGACCGCTTCTCCTCCCATGCCCTGGACACCCTCGACAACGGTGGCGGCACCGGCACCACCCTCTGGATCGAACCCGCCTGGAAGATGCTCCTTTCCAACAAGGCCCTCCTGGCGATCCTCTGGGAGCTCTACCCCGACCACCCGAACCTCCTTCCCACCTATCTCGACGGCCCCCGCGAACTGGCCGCCACCTCGGGCTATGTCGCCAAACCTCTGCTGGGGCGGGAAGGCGCCGGAGTCACGATCCACGAACCGGGACAGCCGCCGGTCCTCCGCGACGAGCCCTGCTGCTTCCAGGCCCTCGCCCCCCTGCCCGTTTTCGAGGGCAACCGGGTGGTTTTGGGGGCGTGGGTCGTCGGCGCCGAGTCGGCGGGCCTCGGCATCAGGGAGTCAGCAGGCCTGATCACCGACGAGTACGCCCGATTCATCCCCCACATCATTCCCTGA
- a CDS encoding SDR family NAD(P)-dependent oxidoreductase, which yields MKDAFGLPNSLLVLGGTSEIALATARRLVARSTRTVWLAGRPSPGLESAADQLRALGPDVRTVTFDALEPGTHEAALGKVFAEGSIDMVLMAFGVPGDQARDESDPVAAVNVARTNYIGAVSAGLVCAQALQNQGHGTLAVLSSVAGERARRSDFIYGSSKAGLDTFAQGLGDALHGTGVHVMVVRPGFVRTQKGVAPQRITLSTTPEAVATAIEAGLRRRSESVWVPGALRVVMSALRHTPRAVFRRLPW from the coding sequence ATGAAGGACGCCTTCGGCCTTCCCAATTCCCTGCTCGTCCTCGGTGGTACTTCCGAGATCGCGCTCGCCACAGCGCGCCGACTGGTGGCCCGCAGCACCCGGACCGTATGGCTGGCGGGGCGCCCGTCACCCGGGTTGGAGTCCGCCGCCGACCAGCTGCGCGCGCTGGGGCCGGACGTGCGCACGGTGACGTTCGACGCGCTCGAACCCGGAACGCACGAAGCTGCCCTCGGCAAGGTCTTCGCCGAGGGCAGCATCGACATGGTGCTGATGGCGTTCGGTGTGCCCGGGGACCAGGCACGCGACGAGAGCGACCCGGTGGCCGCGGTCAACGTCGCCCGGACGAACTACATCGGCGCGGTGTCAGCGGGGCTCGTATGCGCCCAGGCACTCCAGAATCAGGGCCACGGCACCCTGGCCGTCCTGTCCTCCGTCGCGGGCGAACGGGCCCGTAGAAGTGACTTCATCTACGGCTCCAGCAAAGCCGGTCTGGACACCTTCGCACAGGGCCTCGGCGACGCGCTGCACGGCACCGGTGTGCACGTCATGGTCGTGCGTCCTGGATTCGTGCGGACGCAGAAGGGCGTCGCTCCGCAGAGGATCACCTTGTCCACGACGCCGGAAGCAGTGGCGACAGCGATCGAGGCCGGGCTGCGGCGGCGTTCGGAGTCGGTGTGGGTACCCGGCGCACTGCGGGTGGTGATGTCGGCGCTGCGGCACACTCCGCGCGCGGTCTTCCGCCGTCTCCCCTGGTGA
- a CDS encoding SCO4848 family membrane protein: MKLSRPVSWFLLAFGVWSWVIWITFAKNLWKDGSGLAFDDAGDPTGYFWVHLLLAVVSFVLGTVVGAIGLRGVRALRAGS, translated from the coding sequence ATGAAGCTCAGCCGCCCCGTCTCCTGGTTCCTGCTCGCCTTCGGGGTGTGGAGCTGGGTCATCTGGATCACTTTCGCCAAGAATCTGTGGAAGGACGGCAGCGGCCTCGCCTTCGACGACGCGGGCGACCCGACCGGATACTTCTGGGTTCACCTGCTGCTCGCCGTTGTGTCCTTTGTTCTGGGGACGGTGGTGGGGGCCATCGGGTTGCGTGGGGTGCGTGCACTGCGGGCCGGTTCATAG
- a CDS encoding Tn3 family transposase has product MRSGSRKNATYAAFREVGRVIHTVQLLRYLSDAPLRRRVTAATNKVESFNRFPQWVGFGNRGVIADNDPVEQEKVMKFNALLTNAVIFHNALDIAEIVRQLLEEGWEIDPGNLAHISPYLTERINRFGGYSTHEVGIQPEAYDPKLDVDFAPLREQGLIAAGLDRAD; this is encoded by the coding sequence CTGCGTTCCGGGTCGCGAAAGAACGCCACCTACGCGGCCTTCCGCGAGGTCGGCCGCGTGATCCACACCGTCCAGCTCCTGCGCTACCTCTCCGACGCGCCGTTGCGGCGGCGGGTGACCGCAGCCACCAACAAGGTCGAGTCGTTCAACCGGTTCCCGCAGTGGGTCGGCTTCGGCAACCGCGGCGTCATCGCGGACAACGACCCCGTAGAGCAGGAGAAGGTGATGAAGTTCAACGCCCTGCTCACGAACGCGGTGATCTTCCACAACGCCCTGGACATCGCGGAGATCGTCCGCCAGCTGCTGGAGGAGGGATGGGAGATCGACCCGGGAAACCTGGCGCACATCTCGCCGTATCTGACCGAACGCATCAACCGGTTCGGCGGGTACAGCACCCACGAAGTCGGCATCCAGCCGGAAGCGTACGACCCGAAGCTTGACGTCGACTTCGCCCCGCTGCGTGAGCAGGGTCTGATCGCCGCCGGCCTCGATCGGGCCGATTGA
- a CDS encoding YihY/virulence factor BrkB family protein: MDWLKKIPGIGPYIGRLMDTHGWRAYERLEDVKWTQLAAAMTFLSFLALFPLITVAAAVAAATLDTQGQKKLEEKLSEQVPGISDQLDISSLVANAGTVGLVAGALLLFTGIGWVGSMRDCLRAVWKLPDIEENPVLRKVKDAVVLGGLGGAGLVSLAASALASSAVGWGARLLGVDDTGSSGALLQVIAFTVAVLADFLVLLYVLTLLPGVQPARRDLVIAGLMGAAGFELLKLLIGSYIRDIAGRSMYGAFGVPVALMLWINFTAKLLLYCASWTATRRQSTPSEAERPGVGKGPDDGEPDGAEPTGHGNGGAAGAGRDARPSGA, encoded by the coding sequence ATGGACTGGCTGAAGAAGATCCCCGGGATCGGTCCGTATATCGGGCGGCTGATGGACACACACGGTTGGCGCGCCTACGAGCGGCTTGAGGACGTGAAGTGGACGCAGCTCGCGGCGGCGATGACGTTCCTGAGCTTCCTCGCGCTGTTCCCGTTGATCACGGTGGCGGCGGCAGTGGCAGCGGCGACCCTGGACACCCAGGGACAGAAGAAGCTGGAGGAGAAGCTCTCCGAGCAGGTGCCCGGTATCTCCGATCAGCTCGACATCAGCAGCCTGGTGGCCAACGCGGGCACCGTCGGACTGGTCGCGGGCGCGCTGCTGCTGTTCACGGGCATCGGGTGGGTCGGGTCGATGCGGGACTGCCTGCGGGCGGTGTGGAAGTTGCCCGACATCGAGGAGAACCCGGTTCTGCGCAAGGTCAAGGACGCGGTAGTGCTGGGCGGACTCGGTGGGGCGGGGCTGGTGTCCCTAGCCGCGTCGGCGCTCGCGTCGTCGGCGGTCGGCTGGGGGGCCCGGCTGCTCGGAGTGGACGACACGGGTTCGAGCGGGGCGCTGTTGCAGGTCATCGCGTTCACGGTGGCCGTGCTGGCGGACTTCCTGGTCCTGCTGTACGTACTGACCCTGTTGCCGGGAGTGCAGCCCGCGAGGCGGGACCTGGTGATCGCGGGGTTGATGGGAGCGGCTGGGTTCGAGCTGCTGAAGCTGCTGATCGGCAGCTACATCAGGGACATCGCGGGGCGCAGTATGTACGGCGCCTTCGGGGTTCCGGTGGCGCTGATGTTGTGGATCAACTTCACGGCGAAGCTGCTGTTGTACTGCGCCTCATGGACCGCTACCCGACGCCAGTCGACACCGTCCGAGGCGGAGAGACCCGGGGTCGGCAAGGGGCCCGACGACGGAGAGCCTGACGGGGCGGAGCCCACCGGGCACGGGAACGGCGGGGCGGCGGGTGCCGGGAGGGACGCACGGCCGAGCGGTGCCTAG
- a CDS encoding D-alanyl-D-alanine carboxypeptidase, which produces MTQLHTPKASRNQETGRLSFMTSVSRPLRRARSQGGAGSVADRTDRPGPLPPHSPAAATRAGSSRHLHGHFRTATPVPQRAGSTSREALPGSAGTFSTVSAILAPTKRVTALLVASALSWSALAPVAYADEKPKDKKETIKPPSMMSSVGGVRLGKPGTQVDLGTGAPVLPKDLTGRSWIVADAESGAVLAAHNAHWRLPPASTLKMLFADTVLPKFPKTQNHKVAPSDLAGLGAGSSLVGIKEEQTYSVHDLWLGVFLRSGNDAVRVLSAMNGGIPQTVADMQKHAEELQALDTKVVSPDGYDEAEQVSSAYDLTLIARSGLQKKDFREYSATLRAQFPAEAKKGKKRPSFEIQNTNRLLSGSYGLSPYKGIAGVKNGNTTNAGATFTGVAERGGRVLLVTVMNPSGKERDAVYKETARLLDWGFQSAGKVTPVGELVPPKSADTGGGESEGSGSQAQAGGAADTSGKDSTTTKASSQESSGGMGIALGVMGGALIVLAAGVFVINRRWPTQARRP; this is translated from the coding sequence ATGACCCAGCTCCACACCCCGAAGGCGAGCAGGAACCAGGAGACGGGGCGGCTGAGCTTCATGACCTCAGTATCGCGACCGCTCCGGCGTGCCCGCTCACAGGGTGGCGCCGGGTCCGTGGCCGACCGGACCGACCGCCCCGGCCCACTCCCTCCTCACAGCCCCGCCGCTGCCACCCGAGCAGGGTCTTCCCGCCATCTTCACGGCCACTTCCGGACAGCGACCCCGGTACCGCAGCGGGCAGGGAGCACCTCGCGCGAAGCGCTCCCAGGAAGTGCCGGTACCTTCTCGACCGTGTCTGCCATCCTCGCCCCCACGAAGAGGGTGACCGCGTTGCTGGTCGCCTCCGCCTTGTCCTGGTCCGCCCTGGCCCCCGTCGCCTACGCGGACGAGAAGCCCAAGGACAAGAAGGAGACGATCAAGCCACCGAGCATGATGTCCTCGGTGGGCGGGGTACGGCTCGGCAAGCCCGGCACCCAGGTCGATCTCGGGACGGGCGCCCCTGTCCTGCCGAAGGATCTGACCGGCCGGTCCTGGATCGTCGCCGACGCCGAATCCGGCGCGGTCCTCGCCGCACACAACGCCCACTGGCGGCTGCCGCCCGCCAGCACTCTGAAGATGCTGTTCGCGGACACCGTCCTGCCCAAGTTCCCGAAGACGCAGAACCACAAGGTCGCGCCTTCCGACCTCGCCGGTCTCGGGGCCGGCTCCAGCCTGGTCGGCATCAAGGAGGAGCAGACGTACTCGGTCCACGATCTGTGGCTCGGCGTCTTCCTCCGCTCCGGCAACGACGCCGTGCGTGTCCTCTCCGCGATGAACGGCGGCATCCCGCAGACCGTCGCCGATATGCAGAAGCACGCTGAAGAACTCCAGGCACTCGACACCAAGGTCGTCTCCCCCGACGGGTACGACGAGGCAGAGCAGGTCTCCTCCGCGTACGACCTGACCCTGATCGCCCGGTCGGGGCTCCAGAAGAAGGACTTCCGGGAGTACTCCGCGACCCTGCGAGCCCAGTTCCCCGCGGAGGCGAAGAAGGGCAAGAAGCGGCCGTCCTTCGAGATCCAGAACACCAATCGCCTCCTCAGCGGTTCCTACGGCCTCAGCCCGTACAAGGGCATCGCCGGGGTCAAGAACGGCAACACGACCAACGCGGGAGCCACCTTCACCGGTGTCGCGGAACGGGGCGGCCGGGTCCTTCTCGTCACGGTCATGAACCCTTCCGGCAAGGAACGCGACGCCGTCTACAAGGAGACCGCCCGTCTCCTCGACTGGGGTTTCCAGTCCGCCGGCAAGGTCACCCCGGTGGGCGAGCTGGTGCCCCCGAAGAGCGCGGACACCGGGGGCGGCGAGAGCGAGGGCTCAGGTTCACAGGCCCAGGCGGGCGGCGCCGCCGACACCTCGGGCAAGGACTCCACCACCACGAAGGCCTCCTCGCAGGAGTCCTCCGGAGGGATGGGCATCGCCCTCGGCGTCATGGGCGGCGCGCTGATCGTCCTGGCGGCCGGCGTCTTCGTGATCAACCGCCGCTGGCCCACCCAGGCCCGCCGCCCCTGA
- a CDS encoding 2'-5' RNA ligase family protein gives MGTVTIGVSIAVPEPHGSLLQERRAGFGDPAAHGIPTHVTLLPPTEVDAAALASIEVHLREVACAARPFPMRLSGTGTFRPLSPVVFVQIVEGAAACAWLQKRVRDSSGPLARELQFPYHPHVTIAHGIDEAAMDRAYEELASYEAEWPVTDFSLYEQGADQVWRKIRDFAFGGPTVPQQVTAPAERGTLPAR, from the coding sequence GTGGGGACCGTAACGATCGGTGTGTCGATCGCGGTCCCGGAGCCACATGGCAGCCTGCTCCAGGAGCGGCGCGCGGGCTTCGGTGACCCCGCGGCGCACGGCATTCCCACCCACGTCACCTTGCTCCCGCCGACCGAGGTCGATGCCGCGGCGCTGGCCTCGATCGAGGTGCATCTCAGGGAGGTGGCATGCGCCGCGCGCCCCTTCCCGATGAGGCTCTCCGGGACGGGTACCTTCCGGCCGCTGTCACCCGTCGTCTTCGTGCAGATCGTCGAGGGTGCCGCTGCTTGCGCCTGGCTCCAGAAGCGGGTGCGTGACTCGTCCGGGCCCCTCGCGCGTGAGCTCCAGTTCCCGTACCACCCGCATGTCACCATCGCGCACGGCATCGACGAGGCGGCCATGGACCGGGCGTACGAGGAGCTGGCCTCCTACGAGGCCGAGTGGCCCGTCACCGACTTCTCCCTGTACGAGCAGGGCGCAGACCAGGTGTGGCGCAAGATCCGGGACTTCGCGTTCGGCGGTCCCACCGTGCCGCAGCAGGTCACGGCCCCCGCCGAACGCGGAACGCTCCCGGCTCGCTGA
- a CDS encoding serine hydroxymethyltransferase: MSLPLSHPALRAADPDLAALVAAEEQLQADTLRLIPSENYVSTAVLEASGTVLQNKYSEGYPGRRYYEGQQIIDQVERLAVTRARSLFGVDHANVQPYSGSPANLAVYLAFAQPGDPVMGMALPMGGHLTHGWGVSATGSWFRGIQYGVHRDTGLIDLDQVRDLALKERPKLIFCGGTALPRTIDFAAFAEIAQEAGALLVADIAHIAGLIAGGAHPSPVPYADIISTTTHKTLRGPRGAMLMSRAEHAKAIDKAIFPGLQGGPHNQTTAAIAVALHEAAQPSFRDYSHAVVANAKALASALLGHGYDLVSGGTDNHLILIDLTSKDVPGKIAAKALDRAGIVVNYNTVPYDPRKPFDPSGIRIGTPSLTSRGLTPDQMPAVAAWIDRAITASRTGDEPALAKIRAEVAELMAAHPAPGLPTG, from the coding sequence ATGTCGCTGCCCTTGTCCCATCCCGCGCTCCGCGCCGCGGACCCCGACCTCGCCGCTCTCGTCGCCGCGGAGGAACAACTTCAGGCCGACACCTTGCGGCTGATCCCCAGCGAGAACTACGTCTCCACCGCCGTCCTCGAAGCGAGCGGAACCGTCCTCCAGAACAAGTACAGCGAGGGCTACCCCGGCCGCCGCTACTACGAGGGTCAGCAGATCATCGACCAGGTCGAACGCCTGGCCGTCACGCGCGCCCGTTCCCTCTTCGGTGTCGACCACGCCAACGTCCAGCCCTACTCGGGTTCCCCGGCCAACCTTGCCGTGTACCTCGCCTTCGCCCAGCCCGGCGACCCCGTGATGGGCATGGCCCTGCCCATGGGAGGCCATCTCACCCACGGCTGGGGCGTCTCCGCCACCGGCAGCTGGTTCCGTGGCATCCAGTACGGCGTCCACCGCGACACCGGCCTCATCGACCTCGACCAGGTCCGCGACCTCGCCCTCAAGGAACGCCCCAAGCTGATCTTCTGCGGCGGAACCGCTCTGCCGCGGACCATCGACTTCGCCGCGTTCGCGGAGATCGCCCAGGAGGCCGGAGCCCTTCTCGTCGCCGATATCGCCCATATCGCCGGCCTCATCGCGGGTGGCGCGCACCCCTCACCCGTGCCCTACGCCGACATCATCTCGACGACCACGCACAAGACCCTCCGTGGTCCCCGTGGCGCGATGCTCATGTCCCGTGCGGAACACGCCAAGGCCATCGACAAGGCGATCTTCCCCGGCCTCCAGGGCGGGCCCCACAACCAGACCACCGCGGCCATCGCGGTCGCCCTCCACGAGGCGGCTCAGCCCTCCTTCCGTGACTACTCCCACGCCGTCGTCGCCAACGCCAAGGCCCTTGCGTCCGCGCTGCTGGGCCACGGCTACGACCTTGTCTCCGGCGGCACCGACAACCATCTGATCCTGATCGACCTCACCTCCAAGGATGTCCCCGGCAAGATCGCGGCCAAGGCCCTCGACCGCGCCGGGATCGTCGTGAACTACAACACCGTCCCCTACGACCCGCGGAAGCCCTTCGACCCCTCCGGTATCCGCATCGGAACCCCCTCCCTCACCTCCCGCGGCCTCACGCCGGACCAGATGCCCGCCGTGGCCGCATGGATCGACCGCGCCATCACCGCCTCACGAACCGGCGATGAACCCGCCCTCGCCAAGATCCGTGCCGAGGTCGCCGAGCTGATGGCCGCCCATCCGGCACCAGGTCTGCCCACCGGCTGA